In the Tetrapisispora phaffii CBS 4417 chromosome 7, complete genome genome, one interval contains:
- the VPS1 gene encoding dynamin-like GTPase VPS1 (similar to Saccharomyces cerevisiae VPS1 (YKR001C); ancestral locus Anc_2.511), producing the protein MDEYLISTINKLQDALAPLGGGSQSPIDLPQITVVGSQSSGKSSVLENIVGRDFLPRGTGIVTRRPLVLQLINRRAANDDSSSNDNVKSTTNELLDLDLDDKKAKAYEKNNNSNAVKGQAEDNQDEWGEFLHLPDRKFFNFEEIRQEIVRETDKVTGGNLGISSVPINLRIYSPHVLTLTLVDLPGLTKVPVGDQPPDIERQIKDMLLKYISKPNAIILSVNAANTDLANSDGLKLAREVDPEGTRTIGVLTKVDLMDQGTDVIDILAGRVIPLRYGYIPVINRGQKDIEHKKTIRAALDDERKFFEGHSSYSSKAQYCGTPYLAKKLNSILLHHIRQTLPEIKAKIEATLKKYQSELFNLGPETMDSSNSIVLSMITDFSNEYAGILDGEAKEMSSNELSGGARVSFVFHEVFKNGIDSLDPFDQIKDSDIRTIMYNSSGSAPSLFVGTEAFEVLVKQQIKRFEEPSLKLISLVFDELVRMLKQIIKQPKYSRYPALREAISNQFIEYLKEAIIPTNEFVVDIIKAEETYINTAHPDLLKGSQAMAMVDEKLHPRQVAVDPKTGKPLPNSAAVPATPAVPSPEEKSGFFGGFFSSKNKKKLASLESPPPVLKATGQMTDRETMETEVIKLLISSYFNIVKRTVADVIPKALMLKLIVKSRTDIQKVLLEKLYNERNIEELTKENDGTIQRRLECKKMVDILRHASEIVSSV; encoded by the coding sequence atggatgaatatttgatttctACAATTAACAAGCTGCAAGATGCTTTGGCTCCATTAGGTGGTGGTTCTCAATCACCAATTGATTTGCCACAAATTACTGTTGTCGGTTCCCAATCTTCTGGTAAGTCTTCGgttttggaaaatattgTCGGTAGAGATTTCTTACCAAGAGGTACCGGTATTGTCACCAGAAGACCATTGGTTTTACAACTGATTAATAGAAGAGCCGCTAACGATGATTCAAGTTCAAATGATAACGTTAAATCTACCACCAACGAACTACTTGATTTAGATTTAGATGATAAAAAAGCAAAAGcatatgaaaaaaataataattcgAATGCAGTAAAAGGACAAGCTGAGGATAATCAAGATGAATGGGGTGAATTTTTACATTTACCAGATAgaaaattcttcaattttgaagaaattagaCAAGAAATTGTCAGAGAAACTGATAAAGTTACAGGTGGTAATCTTGGTATTTCTTCGGTACCAATCAATTTAAGAATTTATTCTCCTCACGTTTTGACTTTAACTTTAGTTGATTTGCCAGGTTTAACTAAAGTTCCAGTTGGTGACCAACCTCCTGATATTGAAAGACAAATCAAAGatatgttattaaaatatatttctaaaCCAAATgcaattattttatcagTTAATGCTGCTAATACAGATTTGGCAAATAGTGATGGTTTGAAATTAGCTAGAGAAGTCGATCCAGAAGGTACAAGAACCATTGGTGTCTTGACTAAAGTCGACTTAATGGACCAAGGTACTGATGTCATCGACATCTTGGCTGGTAGAGTCATTCCATTGAGATATGGTTATATTCCAGTTATAAACAGAGGTCAAAAAGATATCGAACATAAAAAAACTATTAGAGCAGCATTGGATGATGAAAGAAAATTCTTCGAAGGTCATTCTTCTTATTCCTCAAAAGCGCAATATTGTGGTACTCCATATTTAGctaaaaaattgaattccATTTTATTACATCATATTAGACAAACTTTACCTGAAATTAAGGCTAAAATTGAAGCTactttaaagaaatatcaatctgaattatttaatttaggTCCTGAGACGATGGACTCTTCTAATTCTATTGTATTGAGTATGATTactgatttttcaaatgaatATGCTGGTATCTTAGATGGTGAAGCCAAAGAGATGTCTTCAAATGAATTATCTGGTGGTGCCAGagtttcttttgttttccatgaagttttcaaaaatggTATTGATTCTTTAGATCCATTTGATCAAATTAAGGATTCCGATATTAGAACTATTATGTATAATTCATCGGGTTCTGCTCCTTCTCTATTTGTTGGTACTGAAGCTTTCGAAGTTTTAGTTAAACAGCAGATTAAAAGATTCGAAGAACcttctttgaaattaatcTCATTGGTGTTCGATGAATTAGTCCGTATGTTAAAGCAAATTATCAAACAACCAAAATATTCTAGATATCCAGCCTTAAGAGAAGCCATTTCAAACCAATTCATTGAATACCTAAAAGAAGCTATAATCCCAACAAATGAGTTTGTTGTGGATATCATTAAAGCGGAAGAAACATATATTAACACCGCACATcctgatttattaaaaggTTCACAAGCTATGGCTATGGTCGACGAAAAACTTCATCCACGTCAAGTTGCTGTTGACCCAAAAACAGGTAAACCATTACCAAACAGTGCTGCAGTTCCTGCTACTCCTGCTGTTCCATCACCTGAAGAAAAATCTGGCTTCTTTGGTGGTTTCTTCTCATctaaaaacaaaaagaagTTGGCTTCATTAGAGTCTCCACCTCCAGTTTTAAAGGCTACAGGTCAAATGACTGATAGAGAAACAATGGAAACTGAAGTTATTAAGTTATTGATTAGCAGTTATTTCAACATCGTCAAGAGAACTGTCGCTGATGTTATTCCAAAAGCTTTAatgttaaaattaattgtaaaGAGTAGAACAGATATCCAAAAAGTTCTATtggaaaaattatataatgaaagaaatattgaagaattaacCAAGGAAAACGATGGTACTATACAAAGAAGATTAGAATGTAAGAAGATGgttgatattttaagaCATGCCAGTGAAATTGTCTCATCTGTTTGA
- the PAP1 gene encoding polynucleotide adenylyltransferase PAP1 (similar to Saccharomyces cerevisiae PAP1 (YKR002W); ancestral locus Anc_2.512) → MNYQKVYGITGPVSTAAPTAAENKLNDELIQELKKEGSFESEQETNNRVKVLEILQKLTQDFVYKVYKNKNMSDGMAKDAGGKVFTFGSYRLGVHGPGSDIDTLVVVPKYVTREDFFTVFDQSLRERKELDEIAPVPDAYVPIIKIKFSGISIDLICAKLDIAQVPINLQLNDKNLLRNLDEKDLRALNGTRVTDEILELVPKPIIFRIALRAIKLWAQRRAVYGNVFGFPGGVAWAMLVARICQLYPNACSAVILNRFFKILSEWKWPQPVVLKPIEDGPLQVRVWNPKIYAQDRSHRMPVITPAYPSMCATHNITESTKKVILKEFERGMKITNDIFSNKLTWNDLFKKHTFFYDYKFYLTITTATKGTDEDHLKWSGLVESKVRLLILKLEALPGITLTHPYVKPFETSYAYSNDEDAKMIINNYGTHKTEENLNNFTKITDENKSAENIKESKQLHMMTMYIGVAVNVENKKEKIDIHVPCNEFLNLCRNINDDYQDADKFALSIRYVKLHDLPNEVYGEDDVRPSKKKHKRRKGDAETDPNKKPKSSTEE, encoded by the coding sequence atgaaCTACCAGAAGGTTTACGGTATCACTGGTCCAGTTTCCACAGCAGCTCCTACTGCAgctgaaaataaattaaatgatgaattgaTTCAAGAGTTGAAGAAAGAAGGATCCTTCGAGTCTGAACaagaaacaaataataGAGTGAAGGTTTTAGAAATCTTACAGAAATTGACACAAGATTTCGTGTATAAAGTGTAcaaaaataagaatatgTCAGATGGCATGGCAAAGGACGCCGGTGGGAAAGTTTTCACGTTTGGTTCTTATAGATTAGGTGTTCATGGACCAGGTAGTGATATTGATACTTTAGTTGTTGTTCCAAAGTATGTTACAAGAGAAGATTTCTTTACTGTCTTCGACCAGTCATtaagagaaagaaaagaattagaTGAGATTGCTCCTGTTCCGGATGCTTATGTTccaattattaaaattaaatttagtggtatatcaattgatttaatttgTGCAAAATTAGATATTGCTCAAGTACCAATcaatttacaattaaatgataaaaatttactTAGAAATTTGGATGAAAAAGATTTAAGAGCATTGAATGGTACAAGAGTTACAGATGAAATTTTGGAATTAGTACCAAAACCAATCATATTTCGAATTGCATTAAGGGCTATCAAATTATGGGCACAGAGAAGAGCAGTATATGGTAATGTCTTTGGCTTCCCAGGTGGTGTCGCATGGGCCATGTTAGTGGCAAGAATTTGCCAACTGTATCCAAACGCTTGTAGTGCAGTCATCTTGaatagatttttcaaaattttatcagAATGGAAATGGCCACAACCTGTGGTTTTGAAACCAATTGAAGATGGTCCATTACAAGTACGTGTTTGGAATCCAAAAATTTACGCGCAGGACAGGTCTCATAGAATGCCAGTCATCACACCAGCTTATCCATCGATGTGTGCTACTCATAACATAACGGaatcaacaaaaaaagttattttaaaagaattcGAAAGAGGCATGAAAATTAcgaatgatattttttcaaataaattaacatggaatgatttattcaaaaaacaTACATTCTTTTATGAttacaaattttatttaactataacAACAGCAACTAAAGGTACAGATGAAGATCATTTAAAATGGAGTGGTTTAGTAGAAAGTAAAGTAAGattgttgattttgaaattagaGGCATTACCAGGTATTACCTTAACACATCCTTATGTGAAACCATTTGAGACTTCTTATGCATATTCAAATGATGAGGATGCTAAAatgattataaataattatggAACCCATAAAACAGAAGAAAATCTAAATaactttacaaaaataacTGACGAAAACAAGTCAGCAGAAAACATAAAGGAATCAAAACAGTTACATATGATGACAATGTATATAGGTGTTGCAGTTAACGTCGAAaataaaaaggaaaaaattGACATACATGTTCCTTgtaatgaatttttgaatttatgTAGAAATATTAACGATGACTATCAAGATGCAGACAAATTTGCATTATCGATCAGATATGTTAAGTTACATGACCTACCAAATGAAGTATATGGTGAAGATGATGTAAGACCAAGCAAAAAGAAGCATAAGAGAAGAAAGGGAGATGCCGAAACTGATCCAAACAAAAAGCCAAAGTCAAGCACTGAAGAGTAA
- the ECM9 gene encoding Ecm9p (similar to Saccharomyces cerevisiae ECM9 (YKR004C); ancestral locus Anc_2.514), protein MKWDIQSLALSKELFEKLTIDTDDKVCILRFGSDQESINENYFISNEKDKIEIICFKKTFFRVFKEAHDYFYKVINTKSNFLQDESLIEGTYLCTIGLLLTTPENKTIIRIHEDIVKYCLKSYDAESKLKFINNEIAVVEKLLTSSNNKLNKSSSLWTLYKKLFMVSSEFKENISLHYLSVFMSSANLHFSNYYSWNTLRWFYDLLGNNEKIILFDKTKQFCFKNMRDCSAWDTLADMACKSDGEITHNIQEYNRFRSNYGIGSTYIEDQNFLGPKIASLIDELVDYIDLCEVNGWPPYLCLMKCISSHNDKEIISKIFEKWDNSIECFIEKNPEVTLHGCKLEVISDSLFINRLVEVFNMKLKFIKKIKNS, encoded by the coding sequence ATGAAATGGGATATCCAATCTCTAGCATTAAGCAAAGAACTATTTGAAAAGTTAACAATTGATACAGACGATAAAGTATGCATATTAAGATTTGGATCAGATCAAGAGtcaataaatgaaaattattttatttcaaatgaaaaagataAGATAGAAATCATTTGTTTTAAGAAAACTTTTTTTAGGGTATTTAAAGAAGCACACgattatttttacaaagttataaatacaaaatcAAACTTTTTGCAAGATGAATCATTAATAGAAGGCACGTATCTCTGTACAATTGGATTACTTCTCACAACTCCAGAAAATAAGACTATCATTCGTATACATGAGGatattgttaaatattGCTTGAAAAGTTATGATGCTGAAAGCAAGctaaaatttataaataatgagATAGCAGTGGTAGAAAAACTTTTGacatcttcaaataataaattgaataaatctTCATCACTATGGACATTATAcaagaaattatttatgGTTAGCTCAGAgttcaaagaaaatatttcactACACTACCTTAGTGTATTCATGAGTTCTGCAAATCTTCATTTTAGCAACTATTACAGTTGGAACACCTTGAGATGGTTTTATGATCTGCTAggaaataatgaaaagataattttatttgataaaaccaaacaattttgttttaaaaacatGCGGGATTGTTCAGCTTGGGATACGTTAGCCGATATGGCATGCAAATCGGATGGTGAGATAACGCATAATATACAAGAATACAACAGGTTCCGATCAAATTATGGAATAGGTTCAACTTATATAGAAGATCAGAATTTTCTAGGACCGAAGATAGCTAGTTTGATAGACGAATTGGTGGATTACATCGATTTATGCGAAGTTAATGGATGGCCACCTTACCTCTGTTTAATGAAATGTATTAGTTCTCATAACGATAAAGAGATAATTTCAAAGATATTTGAGAAGTGGGATAACAGCATTGAATGTTTTATAGAAAAAAATCCAGAGGTCACATTGCATGGTTGTAAATTAGAGGTCATTTCAGATAGCCTGTTCATCAATAGACTGGTTGAAGTTTTTAATATGAAGTTAAagtttattaaaaagattaaaaattcttaa
- the TPHA0G03380 gene encoding OSBP family protein (similar to Saccharomyces cerevisiae OSH7 (YHR001W) and OSH6 (YKR003W); ancestral locus Anc_2.513) → MSVTTNDRKPDVSLQSNAQKSNVKAVKSPTIDTDDIDEDDEAGSNLILEIISQLRPGSDLTKITLPTFILEKKSMLERVTNQLQFPDILIDAHNEQDDLERFTKVCMWYLAGWHIAPKAVKKPLNPVLGEHFTCYWNLPNKQQAFYISEQTSHHPPESAYFYMIPESHIRIDGVVIPKSKFLGNSSAAMMEGKTVLQFLDIKDSNGVPEKYVLTQPNVYVRGILFGKMRIELGDHMIIKGPKYNADIEFKTKGFISGTYDAIGGTIKDKSGKALYEISGKWNEVMYVKDLRIKGSSKRVLFDTSKAQPLKPIVRPLQEQGEYESRRLWKKVTDALAARDQKVATDEKSKIEDYQRDMAKKRSEDGVDFHPKLFRKAKPGEDLDYYIFNDIPSDITAESQIKKILEIVPILPGQKFTHKFAIPGYKKHELQENEQTQ, encoded by the coding sequence ATGTCTGTTACAACTAACGATAGAAAGCCTGATGTTTCATTGCAATCAAATGCTCAGAAGAGCAATGTAAAGGCCGTGAAGAGCCCTACCATTGACACTGATGATAtcgatgaagatgatgaagcCGGTTCTAATTTAATCTTGGAAATCATTTCCCAGTTGAGACCAGGCTCTGATTTGACCAAGATTACTTTACCAACTTTCATCTTAGAGAAAAAATCTATGCTAGAGAGAGTTACAAATCAACTACAATTTCCGGATATTTTAATAGATGCACATAATGAGCAAGATGATTTAGAAAGGTTCACTAAAGTTTGTATGTGGTACTTAGCAGGCTGGCACATTGCCCCAAAGGCTGTCAAGAAACCATTGAACCCAGTGTTAGGTGAACATTTCACTTGCTACTGGAACTTACCAAATAAACAACAAGCTTTTTATATCTCCGAGCAAACAAGTCACCATCCACCAGAATCTGCTTACTTTTACATGATTCCGGAATCACACATTAGAATAGATGGTGTTGTTATTCCAAAATCAAAGTTTTTAGGTAATTCATCTGCAGCTATGATGGAAGGTAAAACTGTTTTGCAATTTTTAGATATTAAAGATTCTAATGGTGTTCCTGaaaaatatgttttaaCTCAACCAAATGTTTACGTTAGAGGTATTTTATTTGGTAAGATGAGAATCGAATTAGGGGATCATATGATTATTAAAGGTCCAAAGTATAATGCAGATATTGAGTTCAAAACTAAAGGTTTCATTTCTGGTACATATGATGCCATCGGCGGTACCATTAAAGATAAATCAGGAAAAGCATTGTATGAAATATCAGGTAAATGGAATGAAGTAATGTATGTAAAAGATTTAAGAATTAAAGGTTCCTCTAAGCGTGTTTTATTTGACACTTCAAAGGCCCAACCACTTAAACCTATCGTTCGTCCATTACAAGAACAAGGTGAATATGAATCAAGAAGATTATGGAAGAAAGTTACAGATGCTTTAGCGGCTCGTGATCAAAAAGTTGCGACTGATGAAAAGTctaaaattgaagattaTCAAAGAGATATGGCTAAAAAACGTTCAGAAGATGGTGTTGATTTCCATCCGAAATTATTTAGAAAAGCAAAACCAGGTGAAGATTTAGactattatattttcaatgatATACCTTCAGATATTACAGCGGAGTCACAAATTAAGAAGATACTGGAAATAGTTCCGATATTACCTGGACAGAAGTTTACACATAAATTTGCAATCCCTGGGTATAAAAAACATGAACTTCAAGAGAATGAACAAACtcaataa